In Tubulanus polymorphus chromosome 8, tnTubPoly1.2, whole genome shotgun sequence, one genomic interval encodes:
- the LOC141910083 gene encoding uncharacterized protein LOC141910083 isoform X1, with translation MELMMKSLFVVAVILFVENSQVLVESTCWWTDRLLGSGVIISPNYPDNYHNSLCRSWLIVTLDENTIVEISFDSSFDIQPRSSSGRCYDALMIKSGNVNNGDVYCGNTAPPTRYYSGDVHIEFTSDDYGGGYKGFKLLWRSWKVDSCSKTPIIQNGRPGVIASPNYPNNYGDHLDCRWLIVAPENTIVELSFNSSFDIESKGIVDCWDALTIKSGNANVYCGNTAPPTRYYSGDVHIEFTSDDSNSNYKGFKLLWRFVKVDSCSKTPIIQNGRSGFITSPRYPSYYYRRLNCSWAIKTHENTIVEISFSSYFDIQPRSNGGCADALTIQSGAGSYQYCGSTAPGKGFHAGNITIQFTSDNSGSGAGFKLLWRVIQVRDTDTDTSSYLTVVFGIGFLIIVIVAVIAIAVLSRQRRNVRNKNTGNNTTDPGAMCYQPPPSGVGDRIYTTQDGIYEDIDDGEIYDDVDIVDVVVAGVRNVTDDDVDVRNATDDDVDAWNSTDDDVDVWNSTDDDVDENLVADVRNPPEDEYVGPDVMNPPEDTYVVAGVRNPPEDTYIVAGVRNPPEDDYVGPDVSNPPEDTYIVAGVQSPPEDTYVVAGVRNPTEDTYVVAGVLNPTEDDYVVVAGVRSPPEDTYIVAGVQSPPEDTYVVAGVRNTPEDTYIVAGVRNTTEDDYVTVADIKNPPEDTYIVALQPIPTLADDRIYTTQDEIYDDVDIVDVLVPDVRTSTEGDYVVVPGVRNPPEDTYVVADIKNPPEDTDIFPDIRNPPEDTYIVAGVQSPPEDTYVVAGVRNPTEDTYVVACVRNTPEDTYIVAGVRNTTEDDYVTVADIKNPPEDTYIVAGVRNTTEDDYVAVADIKNPPEDTYIVAGVRSPPEDTYVVALQPIPTLADDRIYTRQDEIYDDVDIVDVLVPDVRTSTEDDYVVVTGVRNTPEDTYIFPDVTNPSEDDYVVVTGVRNTPEDTYIVPDVTNLPEDTYVVADVRNSTEDDYIVVAGARNPPEDTYVVADGIRPHLDDFGTVD, from the exons ATGGAGTTGATGATGAAGAGTTTGTTTGTGGTCGCTGTAATTTTATTCGTCGAGAATTCTCAAG TTTTGGTAGAGTCGACTTGCTGGTGGACAGATAGATTACTGGGATCAGGCGTCATAATTAGTCCTAACTACCCGGACAACTATCACAACTCCCTGTGCCGTAGCTGGTTGATTGTAACTCTTGATGAAAACACG attgttgaaatatcatttgacTCGTCTTTTGATATACAACCCAGAAGTAGTAGCGGTCGGTGCTATGACGCGTTGATGATAAAAAGTGGTAACG TAAATAATGGTGATGTATATTGTGGCAatacagcgccacctacaCGTTACTATTCCGGAGATGTACATATCGAGTTTACATCAGACGACTATGGCGGTGGCTACAAAGGGTTTAAACTGTTGTGGCGTAGTTGGAAAG ttgattcaTGTAGTAAAACACCTATAATACAGAATGGTAGACCAGGCGTCATAGCCAGCCCTAACTACCCGAACAACTATGGTGACCATCTGGACTGTAGATGGTTGATTGTAGCTCCTGAGAACACG ATTGTTGAATTATCATTTAACTCGTCTTTTGATATAGAATCCAAAGGTATCGTTGATTGCTGGGATGCGTTGACGATAAAAAGTGGTAACG CAAATGTATATTGTGGCAatacagcgccacctacaCGTTACTATTCCGGAGATGTACATATCGAGTTTACATCAGACGACTCTAATAGCAACTACAAAGGGTTTAAACTGTTGTGGCGATTTGTGAAAG ttgattcaTGTAGTAAAACACCTATAATACAGAATGGTAGATCAGGTTTCATCACGAGTCCTCGCTATCCGAGCTACTATTACCGCAGACTGAATTGTAGCTGGGCGATTAAAACTCATGAAAACACG attgttgaaatatcattttcctcgtATTTTGATATACAACCCAGAAGTAACGGTGGTTGCGCTGATGCGTTGACGATACAGAGTGGAGCCG gGAGTTATCAGTATTGCGGGTCGACTGCTCCTGGTAAAGGATTCCACGctggaaatattacaatacaGTTCACATCAGACAACTCAGGAAGCGGTGCTGGGTTTAAACTTCTATGGCGGGTCATACAAGTTAGAG ATACAGATACAGATACAAGTAGTTATTTGACAGTTGTTTTCGGGATCGGTTTTctgataatagtaatagtgGCTGTTATAGCCATTGCAGTGTTGAGCAGACAGCGGAGGAACGTGAGAAACAAAAATACTG GTAACAACACGACCGATCCAGGGGCAATGTGCTATCAG CCGCCGCCTTCTGGAGTTGGTGACAGGATCTACACAACACAGGACGGTATCTACGAAGACATAGATGACGGTGAAATCTACGATGATGTAGATATTGTGGATGTCGTTGTCGCAGGTGTCAGGAACGTTACAGATGATGACGTTGATGTAAGGAACGCTACAGATGATGACGTAGATGCATGGAACTCTACAGATGATGACGTAGATGTATGGAACTCTACAGATGATGACGTAGATGAAAACCTTGTCGCAGATGTCAGAAACCCTCCAGAAGATGAGTACGTTGGCCCAGATGTCATGAACCCTCCAGAAGATACCTACGTTGTAGCAGGTGTCAGGAACCCTCCAGAAGATACCTACATTGTCGCAGGTGTCCGGAACCCTCCAGAAGATGACTACGTTGGCCCAGATGTCAGCAACCCTCCAGAAGATACCTACATTGTCGCAGGTGTCCAGAGCCCTCCAGAAGATACCTACGTTGTCGCAGGTGTCCGGAACCCTACAGAAGATACCTACGTTGTCGCAGGTGTCCTGAACCCTACAGAAGATGACTACGTCGTTGTCGCAGGTGTCAGGAGCCCTCCAGAAGATACCTACATTGTCGCAGGTGTCCAGAGCCCTCCAGAAGATACCTACGTTGTCGCAGGTGTCAGGAACACTCCAGAAGATACCTACATAGTCGCAGGTGTCCGGAACACTACAGAAGATGACTACGTCACTGTTGCAGATATCAAGAACCCTCCTGAAGATACCTACATTGTCGCACTTCAG CCAATACCTACTTTAGCTGATGATAGGATCTACACTACACAGGACGAAATATACGATGATGTAGATATTGTAGATGTCCTTGTCCCAGATGTTAGGACCTCTACAGAAGGTGACTATGTCGTTGTCCCAGGTGTCAGGAACCCTCCAGAAGATACCTACGTTGTCGCAGATATCAAGAACCCTCCTGAAGATACCGACATTTTTCCAGATATCAGGAACCCTCCAGAAGATACCTACATTGTCGCAGGTGTCCAGAGCCCTCCAGAAGATACCTACGTTGTCGCAGGTGTCCGGAACCCTACAGAAGATACCTACGTTGTTGCATGTGTCAGGAACACTCCAGAAGATACCTACATAGTCGCAGGTGTCCGGAACACTACAGAAGATGACTACGTCACTGTTGCAGATATCAAGAACCCTCCTGAAGACACCTACATAGTCGCAGGTGTCCGGAACACTACAGAAGATGACTACGTCGCTGTTGCAGATATCAAGAACCCTCCTGAAGATACCTACATTGTCGCAGGTGTCCGAAGCCCTCCTGAAGATACCTACGTTGTCGCACTTCAG CCAATACCTACTTTAGCTGATGATAGGATCTACACTAGACAGGACGAAATCTACGATGATGTAGATATTGTAGATGTCCTTGTCCCAGATGTTAGGACCTCTACAGAAGATGACTATGTCGTTGTCACAGGTGTCAGGAACACTCCAGAAGATACCTACATTTTCCCAGACGTCACGAACCCTTCAGAAGATGACTACGTCGTTGTCACAGGTGTCAGGAACACTCCAGAAGATACCTACATTGTTCCAGATGTCACGAACCTTCCAGAAGATACCTACGTTGTCGCAGATGTCAGGAACTCTACAGAAGATGATTACATCGTTGTCGCAGGTGCCAGGAACCCTCCAGAAGATACCTATGTTGTCGCAGATGGCATAAGACCACACTTAG
- the LOC141910083 gene encoding uncharacterized protein LOC141910083 isoform X2: MIKSGNVNNGDVYCGNTAPPTRYYSGDVHIEFTSDDYGGGYKGFKLLWRSWKVDSCSKTPIIQNGRPGVIASPNYPNNYGDHLDCRWLIVAPENTIVELSFNSSFDIESKGIVDCWDALTIKSGNANVYCGNTAPPTRYYSGDVHIEFTSDDSNSNYKGFKLLWRFVKVDSCSKTPIIQNGRSGFITSPRYPSYYYRRLNCSWAIKTHENTIVEISFSSYFDIQPRSNGGCADALTIQSGAGSYQYCGSTAPGKGFHAGNITIQFTSDNSGSGAGFKLLWRVIQVRDTDTDTSSYLTVVFGIGFLIIVIVAVIAIAVLSRQRRNVRNKNTGNNTTDPGAMCYQPPPSGVGDRIYTTQDGIYEDIDDGEIYDDVDIVDVVVAGVRNVTDDDVDVRNATDDDVDAWNSTDDDVDVWNSTDDDVDENLVADVRNPPEDEYVGPDVMNPPEDTYVVAGVRNPPEDTYIVAGVRNPPEDDYVGPDVSNPPEDTYIVAGVQSPPEDTYVVAGVRNPTEDTYVVAGVLNPTEDDYVVVAGVRSPPEDTYIVAGVQSPPEDTYVVAGVRNTPEDTYIVAGVRNTTEDDYVTVADIKNPPEDTYIVALQPIPTLADDRIYTTQDEIYDDVDIVDVLVPDVRTSTEGDYVVVPGVRNPPEDTYVVADIKNPPEDTDIFPDIRNPPEDTYIVAGVQSPPEDTYVVAGVRNPTEDTYVVACVRNTPEDTYIVAGVRNTTEDDYVTVADIKNPPEDTYIVAGVRNTTEDDYVAVADIKNPPEDTYIVAGVRSPPEDTYVVALQPIPTLADDRIYTRQDEIYDDVDIVDVLVPDVRTSTEDDYVVVTGVRNTPEDTYIFPDVTNPSEDDYVVVTGVRNTPEDTYIVPDVTNLPEDTYVVADVRNSTEDDYIVVAGARNPPEDTYVVADGIRPHLDDFGTVD, encoded by the exons ATGATAAAAAGTGGTAACG TAAATAATGGTGATGTATATTGTGGCAatacagcgccacctacaCGTTACTATTCCGGAGATGTACATATCGAGTTTACATCAGACGACTATGGCGGTGGCTACAAAGGGTTTAAACTGTTGTGGCGTAGTTGGAAAG ttgattcaTGTAGTAAAACACCTATAATACAGAATGGTAGACCAGGCGTCATAGCCAGCCCTAACTACCCGAACAACTATGGTGACCATCTGGACTGTAGATGGTTGATTGTAGCTCCTGAGAACACG ATTGTTGAATTATCATTTAACTCGTCTTTTGATATAGAATCCAAAGGTATCGTTGATTGCTGGGATGCGTTGACGATAAAAAGTGGTAACG CAAATGTATATTGTGGCAatacagcgccacctacaCGTTACTATTCCGGAGATGTACATATCGAGTTTACATCAGACGACTCTAATAGCAACTACAAAGGGTTTAAACTGTTGTGGCGATTTGTGAAAG ttgattcaTGTAGTAAAACACCTATAATACAGAATGGTAGATCAGGTTTCATCACGAGTCCTCGCTATCCGAGCTACTATTACCGCAGACTGAATTGTAGCTGGGCGATTAAAACTCATGAAAACACG attgttgaaatatcattttcctcgtATTTTGATATACAACCCAGAAGTAACGGTGGTTGCGCTGATGCGTTGACGATACAGAGTGGAGCCG gGAGTTATCAGTATTGCGGGTCGACTGCTCCTGGTAAAGGATTCCACGctggaaatattacaatacaGTTCACATCAGACAACTCAGGAAGCGGTGCTGGGTTTAAACTTCTATGGCGGGTCATACAAGTTAGAG ATACAGATACAGATACAAGTAGTTATTTGACAGTTGTTTTCGGGATCGGTTTTctgataatagtaatagtgGCTGTTATAGCCATTGCAGTGTTGAGCAGACAGCGGAGGAACGTGAGAAACAAAAATACTG GTAACAACACGACCGATCCAGGGGCAATGTGCTATCAG CCGCCGCCTTCTGGAGTTGGTGACAGGATCTACACAACACAGGACGGTATCTACGAAGACATAGATGACGGTGAAATCTACGATGATGTAGATATTGTGGATGTCGTTGTCGCAGGTGTCAGGAACGTTACAGATGATGACGTTGATGTAAGGAACGCTACAGATGATGACGTAGATGCATGGAACTCTACAGATGATGACGTAGATGTATGGAACTCTACAGATGATGACGTAGATGAAAACCTTGTCGCAGATGTCAGAAACCCTCCAGAAGATGAGTACGTTGGCCCAGATGTCATGAACCCTCCAGAAGATACCTACGTTGTAGCAGGTGTCAGGAACCCTCCAGAAGATACCTACATTGTCGCAGGTGTCCGGAACCCTCCAGAAGATGACTACGTTGGCCCAGATGTCAGCAACCCTCCAGAAGATACCTACATTGTCGCAGGTGTCCAGAGCCCTCCAGAAGATACCTACGTTGTCGCAGGTGTCCGGAACCCTACAGAAGATACCTACGTTGTCGCAGGTGTCCTGAACCCTACAGAAGATGACTACGTCGTTGTCGCAGGTGTCAGGAGCCCTCCAGAAGATACCTACATTGTCGCAGGTGTCCAGAGCCCTCCAGAAGATACCTACGTTGTCGCAGGTGTCAGGAACACTCCAGAAGATACCTACATAGTCGCAGGTGTCCGGAACACTACAGAAGATGACTACGTCACTGTTGCAGATATCAAGAACCCTCCTGAAGATACCTACATTGTCGCACTTCAG CCAATACCTACTTTAGCTGATGATAGGATCTACACTACACAGGACGAAATATACGATGATGTAGATATTGTAGATGTCCTTGTCCCAGATGTTAGGACCTCTACAGAAGGTGACTATGTCGTTGTCCCAGGTGTCAGGAACCCTCCAGAAGATACCTACGTTGTCGCAGATATCAAGAACCCTCCTGAAGATACCGACATTTTTCCAGATATCAGGAACCCTCCAGAAGATACCTACATTGTCGCAGGTGTCCAGAGCCCTCCAGAAGATACCTACGTTGTCGCAGGTGTCCGGAACCCTACAGAAGATACCTACGTTGTTGCATGTGTCAGGAACACTCCAGAAGATACCTACATAGTCGCAGGTGTCCGGAACACTACAGAAGATGACTACGTCACTGTTGCAGATATCAAGAACCCTCCTGAAGACACCTACATAGTCGCAGGTGTCCGGAACACTACAGAAGATGACTACGTCGCTGTTGCAGATATCAAGAACCCTCCTGAAGATACCTACATTGTCGCAGGTGTCCGAAGCCCTCCTGAAGATACCTACGTTGTCGCACTTCAG CCAATACCTACTTTAGCTGATGATAGGATCTACACTAGACAGGACGAAATCTACGATGATGTAGATATTGTAGATGTCCTTGTCCCAGATGTTAGGACCTCTACAGAAGATGACTATGTCGTTGTCACAGGTGTCAGGAACACTCCAGAAGATACCTACATTTTCCCAGACGTCACGAACCCTTCAGAAGATGACTACGTCGTTGTCACAGGTGTCAGGAACACTCCAGAAGATACCTACATTGTTCCAGATGTCACGAACCTTCCAGAAGATACCTACGTTGTCGCAGATGTCAGGAACTCTACAGAAGATGATTACATCGTTGTCGCAGGTGCCAGGAACCCTCCAGAAGATACCTATGTTGTCGCAGATGGCATAAGACCACACTTAG
- the LOC141910402 gene encoding uncharacterized protein LOC141910402, whose product MRKLETSAAAAAASLAATAASISSAATTTTTSVAIQTDIDNVFRTVKKSKPNSDEAVVTATTNDDNELYNVDELLGYLDDTTESGGGVRNGEPFSPVFGEPSNGSICLFDDSEAAPPVGKSINYTPANKNTIFGRSVLTDSESAVRSVASKTKISPSDERNGGSKKKPSLLPSDDLNCSANDSGWLVKQTPVMKNARNVAKNISSLKPIENISLLSSSPGNDDDLLSKYLRQSTMSQHFVASEEINSRLRRRRPKNRGSSSSVRNSGIKPPEPAPAPSSITTDTVIPKLRFWIDDDDEENEENSPPLQPGPPAPPSTRTEPPAPASESESSVTFKRPKSPIIIIDLDETRLPGNATNNRMTSTQIRSTAAKPLATSFRGDGQTCEYSDIHSNHGNEQTAPVLLNGSIDPAIHLSEFTEIDKYYNPDDCDDREDCEESQCILEVGVEAYNNRHRDDIISGNHNDDCENSEDFQISLTAKSVTFPAAENYIDTVARLPPIVDDVNDEVEFESTFRPRKRKTRLRKSSKLDKSSRTSITTSTPAGSNRSDDDEQTDLTMFCGTCKKTTQVESIEQEEEVEEEEEEEEEGIADDSLVADEQTFMSSFDRVPKQKSSPDFAHVAVERNRSKRRKLQAHCCKECQSYFADLPDAEREAALKRGSRHRAKYSRPQTPEHYWSLDIHVPPTQKSQGKCTKEKQRRRPRRKNPLKLPENIGSDEEGGS is encoded by the exons ATGAGGAAACTGGAGACGTCggcggcggcagcagcagcatcattGGCGGCAACAGCAGCATCAATATCGTCCGcggcaacaacaacaacaacatcagTCGCAATTCAAACAGATATAGATAATGT GTTTCGTACAGTTAAGAAGAGTAAACCGAATAGCGATGAAGCCGTCGTCACGGCAACTACGAACGACGATAATGAATTGTATAACGTAGATGAACTGTTAGGATATTTAGACGATACGACGGAGAGCGGCGGTGGTGTCCGGAATGGAGAACCGTTTTCTCCCGTGTTCGGAGAACCGTCTAACGGTTCTATTTGTTTATTTGACGATAGTGAGGCAGCGCCACCTGTCGGTAAATCTATAAATTACACGCCTGCTAACAAAAATACGATTTTCGGTCGGAGCGTTCTGACGGACTCCGAGTCGGCGGTGAGGTCCGTCGCgtcaaaaacgaaaatatcgcCTAGCGACGAACGGAATGGCGGTTCGAAGAAAAAACCGTCATTGTTGCCTAGCGATGATTTGAATTGTTCCGCGAATGATAGCGGCTGGCTCGTAAAACAAACACCGGTGATGAAAAACGCTAGAAATGTTGCGAAAAATATCTCGAGTTTAAAACCGattgaaaacatttcattgTTGTCGTCGTCGCCTGGCAACGACGACGATTTACTGTCTAAATATCTGCGTCAATCGACGATGAGTCAACATTTCGTTGCGTCGGAGGAAATTAATTCCAGACTCAGACGTCGACGTCCGAAGAATCGCGGCTCTTCCTCCAGCGTGAGAAACTCCGGAATAAAACCGCCGGAGCCCGCGCCCGCGCCATCGTCAATAACAACCGATACAGTGATTCCTAAATTAAGGTTCTGGAtagacgacgatgatgaagaGAATGAGGAGAACAGTCCTCCTTTACAGCCGGGGCCACCTGCTCCTCCTTCGACCAGAACGGAGCCACCCGCTCCTGCCTCCGAGTCGGAGTCATCCGTTACGTTTAAACGCCCGAAATCACCGATCATTATCATCGATCTCGACGAAACGCGTCTTCCGGGAAACGCGACCAACAATCGAATGACCTCGACCCAGATTAGATCAACCGCCGCGAAACCGTTAGCGACGAGTTTCCGTGGCGATGGGCAGACGTGCGAATATAGCGATATTCATAGTAACCATGGTAACGAACAGACGGCTCCCGTATTGTTGAATGGAAGTATCGATCCAGCGATTCATCTGTCGGAGTTCactgaaattgataaatactACAATCCAGATGATTGTGACGATCGTGAAGATTGTGAAGAAAGTCAGTGTATATTGGAAGTCGGCGTCGAAGCCTACAACAATCGACATCGCGACGACATCATCAGTGGTAACCATAACGATGACTGCGAGAATTCCGaagattttcaaatatcgttGACGGCGAAAAGCGTGACGTTTCCCGCCGCGGAGAATTACATAGATACGGTCGCTAGGCTACCGCCGATTGTTGACGATGTTAACGACGAGGTCGAATTCGAGTCGACGTTTCGTCCGAGAAAACGTAAAACGAGGCTTCGAAAATCATCGAAACTCGATAAGAGTTCGAGGACTTCGATCACGACCTCGACCCCGGCGGGGAGTAATCGTTCCGACGACGACGAGCAGACGGATCTAACAATGTTTTGTGGAACGTGTAAAAAGACGACGCAAGTTGAATCCATTGAGCAGGAggaggaggtagaggaggaGGAGGAAGAGGAGGAAGAAGGTATAGCAGACGATTCTCTGGTCGCCGATGAACAAACATTCATGTCTAGTTTTGACAG agtTCCCAAACAGAAATCGAGTCCTGATTTCGCTCACGTCGCCGTCGAGAGAAACCGATCTAAACGACGTAAATTACAGGCGCATTGTTGCAAGGAATGTCAATCG TATTTTGCCGATTTACCAGATGCCGAACGTGAGGCCGCGTTAAAACGAGGCTCCAGACACCGCGCCAAGTACTCGCGACCTCAAACACCGGAGCATTACTGGTCTCTCGACATACACGTCCCTCCTACGCAGAAATCACAAG GGAAATGTACGAAAGAGAAACAACGACGGCGACCGAGACGAAAAAACCCGTTGAAACTACCGGAGAATATTGGATCTGATGAAGAGGGGGGTAGCTAA